Proteins encoded in a region of the Candidatus Zixiibacteriota bacterium genome:
- the rpsL gene encoding 30S ribosomal protein S12, which translates to MPTISQLIRKGRRRQRDMSGTPALKSCPQKRGVCTRVYTSTPKKPNSALRKVARVRLTNRIDVTAYIPGEGHNLQEHSIVLIRGGRVKDLPGVRYHIIRGTLDTAGVADRKQGRSKYGTKRPKK; encoded by the coding sequence GTGCCGACGATTAGTCAGCTTATTCGCAAGGGCCGCAGGCGCCAGCGGGACATGTCGGGAACCCCGGCGTTGAAATCCTGCCCACAAAAGCGCGGAGTGTGCACACGCGTCTATACGTCGACGCCGAAGAAACCGAACTCGGCGCTTCGCAAAGTTGCGCGCGTCCGCCTGACGAATCGGATTGACGTCACCGCATATATCCCCGGCGAAGGGCATAACCTGCAGGAGCACTCGATCGTCCTGATTCGCGGCGGCCGTGTCAAAGACCTCCCGGGCGTGCGCTACCATATCATCCGCGGAACGCTCGACACGGCCGGCGTCGCCGACCGCAAGCAGGGTCGTTCGAAGTATGGCACCAAGCGTCCCAAGAAATAA
- the rpsG gene encoding 30S ribosomal protein S7 — MPRRKSVAKRIVLPDPKYKDISVQQFINGLMGRGKKSVAERILYDSFGMIERDAQSPGLDVFKKAMDNVRPLLEVKSRRVGGATYQVPVEVRHARRTALAIRWLIQYARERKEHSMAEKLAAELLAASKREGGAIKKREDTHRMAEANKAFAHFRW; from the coding sequence ATGCCGCGCCGTAAATCCGTAGCCAAGCGAATTGTCCTGCCGGACCCGAAGTACAAAGACATCTCGGTCCAGCAGTTCATCAACGGGCTGATGGGACGGGGGAAGAAGTCCGTGGCCGAGCGCATTCTATATGATTCCTTCGGCATGATCGAGCGCGACGCGCAATCCCCGGGCCTGGATGTTTTCAAGAAGGCGATGGACAATGTGCGCCCGCTGCTGGAAGTCAAGTCGCGTCGCGTCGGCGGTGCAACCTATCAGGTCCCCGTCGAGGTCCGTCACGCGCGGCGCACGGCGTTGGCGATTCGATGGCTGATTCAGTACGCGCGTGAACGCAAGGAGCATTCCATGGCCGAAAAGCTCGCGGCCGAACTGCTGGCGGCGTCCAAACGCGAAGGCGGCGCGATCAAAAAACGGGAGGATACGCACCGGATGGCGGAGGCCAACAAGGCATTCGCCCATTTCCGCTGGTGA
- the fusA gene encoding elongation factor G produces MEANIDISKIRNIGIAAHIDAGKTTTTERILYYTGKTHRLGEVHDGAATMDWMEQEKERGITITSAATTCEWHDHYINIIDTPGHVDFTVEVERSLRVLDGVVALFCAVGGVEPQSETVWRQADRYHVPRIAYVNKMDRVGANFLEAVEMMRERLGANAIPIQLPAGEAELFTGIIDLIDMNFRVYHDETSGATFEDLPIPESLLENARKHREHLLEAISDYDDRLLEKFIHDEPIRPDEVVRAVRRATIDTKIMPVLCGSSFKNKGVQKLLDAVLAFLPSPVDLPPVIGYNVDTGEKIERHPRNDEAFSALAFKIMTDAYVGRLTYIRVYSGLIKVGDSVLNAATSKKERVGRIMEMHANKREELTEAGAGQIVGVIGLKNSTTGHTLCDPKHPIQLELMVFPEPVISVAIEPKSKADQDRLTSALSKLAEEDPTFKIKVDEDTGQTIISGMGELHLEILIDRMLREFGVTANVGRPQVAFKEAICKPADAEIRYVKQTGGRGQFAHVVMHFEPGEAGAGLVFENKIVGGSIPREYIPSVERGIRDSMERGVLAGYPLVDIKAQLVDGSYHEVDSSDIAFRVAGSMAFQQAARKGDPALLEPMMDIEVVLPEEYLGDVIGDLNSRRAKIHGIGMRGQAKLVSATAPLKEMFGYATRLRSLSQGRATYTMEFSHYERVPAKMAETILAGVGKG; encoded by the coding sequence ATGGAAGCCAACATCGACATCAGCAAAATCCGCAACATCGGGATTGCCGCGCACATCGATGCCGGCAAAACGACGACCACCGAGCGGATTCTCTACTACACCGGCAAAACCCATCGGCTGGGCGAAGTCCACGACGGCGCCGCGACCATGGATTGGATGGAGCAGGAGAAAGAGCGGGGCATCACCATCACATCCGCCGCCACCACTTGCGAATGGCACGACCATTACATCAACATCATCGACACGCCGGGCCATGTCGATTTCACGGTCGAAGTCGAACGCTCGCTGCGCGTGCTTGACGGTGTCGTGGCCCTCTTCTGCGCCGTGGGCGGCGTGGAGCCGCAGTCGGAAACCGTCTGGCGTCAGGCCGACCGGTACCACGTGCCGCGCATCGCCTACGTCAACAAAATGGACCGCGTCGGCGCCAACTTCCTGGAAGCGGTCGAGATGATGCGCGAACGGCTCGGCGCCAACGCCATCCCGATCCAGTTGCCCGCGGGCGAGGCGGAGTTGTTCACGGGTATCATCGATCTGATTGACATGAACTTCCGCGTCTATCACGACGAAACCAGCGGCGCAACCTTCGAGGACCTCCCCATTCCGGAATCCCTGTTGGAGAACGCCAGGAAACACCGCGAACATCTGCTCGAGGCGATCTCCGACTACGACGATCGGTTATTGGAGAAATTCATACACGACGAACCGATCCGACCGGACGAGGTCGTGCGCGCGGTCCGTCGGGCCACCATCGACACCAAGATCATGCCTGTGCTCTGCGGTTCGTCGTTTAAAAACAAGGGCGTGCAGAAGCTCCTGGATGCGGTTCTCGCATTCCTGCCGTCGCCGGTTGATTTGCCGCCGGTCATCGGCTACAACGTCGACACCGGTGAGAAGATCGAGCGTCACCCCCGCAACGATGAGGCGTTCTCGGCGCTGGCATTCAAGATCATGACCGATGCCTACGTCGGTCGGCTCACGTATATCCGCGTCTACTCGGGACTCATCAAAGTGGGCGATTCAGTCCTCAATGCCGCCACGAGCAAGAAGGAGCGCGTGGGCCGCATCATGGAGATGCACGCCAACAAACGCGAGGAACTCACGGAAGCGGGGGCGGGCCAGATCGTCGGCGTCATCGGCCTGAAGAACTCGACCACCGGGCACACCCTGTGCGACCCCAAGCATCCGATCCAGTTGGAGCTGATGGTCTTCCCGGAGCCGGTGATATCGGTTGCGATCGAGCCGAAATCAAAGGCCGATCAGGATCGTCTGACATCCGCACTCTCGAAGCTGGCCGAGGAAGATCCGACCTTCAAGATCAAAGTCGACGAGGACACGGGCCAGACCATTATCTCCGGAATGGGAGAGTTGCATCTGGAGATCCTCATCGACCGCATGCTGCGCGAGTTCGGCGTCACGGCCAATGTGGGCCGCCCGCAGGTCGCCTTCAAAGAGGCAATCTGCAAACCGGCCGATGCGGAGATCCGCTACGTCAAGCAGACCGGGGGCCGCGGCCAGTTTGCGCATGTGGTGATGCACTTCGAACCGGGTGAAGCCGGTGCGGGCCTGGTATTTGAAAACAAGATCGTCGGCGGCTCGATTCCGAGGGAATATATCCCATCTGTCGAACGCGGCATTCGCGATTCGATGGAGCGCGGTGTTCTCGCCGGATACCCACTGGTCGACATCAAGGCGCAGTTGGTCGACGGCTCCTACCACGAGGTCGATTCATCCGACATCGCGTTTCGCGTGGCCGGTTCGATGGCGTTCCAGCAAGCGGCCAGGAAGGGCGATCCGGCTCTCCTGGAGCCAATGATGGACATCGAAGTCGTGCTGCCCGAGGAGTACTTGGGGGACGTTATCGGGGATCTGAACTCGCGCCGGGCCAAGATTCACGGGATCGGCATGCGCGGACAGGCCAAGCTGGTTTCAGCCACGGCCCCGCTCAAAGAAATGTTCGGCTACGCGACGCGGCTTCGGTCGCTCTCCCAGGGCCGGGCTACGTATACGATGGAGTTTTCGCATTACGAAAGGGTCCCGGCGAAGATGGCCGAAACGATCCTCGCAGGCGTCGGAAAGGGTTAA
- the rpsJ gene encoding 30S ribosomal protein S10: protein MEPGQKIRIRLKAYDHRSLDKSTQEIARTAMRTGARIVGPIPLPTKRSVYTVLRSPHVDKKSREQFETRIHKRLIDIIESSPQTVDALMKLELPAGVDVEIKV, encoded by the coding sequence TTGGAGCCCGGTCAAAAAATCCGCATTCGATTGAAAGCGTACGATCACCGCTCGCTGGATAAGTCCACGCAGGAGATCGCGCGCACCGCGATGCGCACCGGTGCGCGGATCGTCGGACCGATTCCGCTCCCCACCAAGCGCAGCGTCTACACCGTGCTGCGCTCGCCCCATGTCGACAAGAAATCGCGTGAGCAGTTCGAGACGCGCATCCACAAGCGGCTGATCGACATCATCGAGTCCAGCCCCCAGACCGTCGACGCGCTGATGAAGCTGGAGCTGCCGGCCGGCGTTGACGTGGAAATCAAAGTCTGA
- the rplC gene encoding 50S ribosomal protein L3: MMRQIMGFKQGMARVFRANGDIVPVTVIVAGPCPVVQVKDVAHDGYHALQIAVGEIRKTLVNRPMAGHFKSIEPKRHLREVRFAEAPEKAVGDVLTVDQFRPGDRVDVVGVSKGLGFQGAVRRHGFGGGSTTHGQSDRRRAPGSVGSSSYPSRVFRGQRMAGHMGNVRVTVRNMEVVDVRPEENLILLGGAVPGKCNALITIREIKKA; encoded by the coding sequence CTGATGCGGCAGATCATGGGATTCAAACAGGGAATGGCGCGCGTGTTTCGCGCAAATGGCGACATCGTGCCCGTGACCGTGATCGTGGCCGGGCCGTGTCCCGTCGTACAAGTCAAAGACGTCGCTCACGACGGCTACCACGCATTGCAGATCGCCGTCGGCGAAATCCGCAAAACACTGGTCAATCGCCCCATGGCCGGTCACTTCAAATCCATTGAACCCAAACGTCACCTCCGTGAAGTTCGCTTCGCGGAAGCGCCGGAGAAGGCCGTCGGCGATGTGCTGACGGTCGATCAATTCAGGCCGGGTGATCGGGTCGACGTCGTCGGGGTGTCCAAGGGGCTCGGATTTCAGGGGGCCGTGCGACGCCACGGATTTGGTGGCGGATCGACTACACACGGACAATCGGATCGACGACGTGCGCCGGGATCGGTCGGCAGTTCATCGTATCCGTCGCGCGTTTTCCGCGGACAGCGGATGGCGGGACACATGGGAAACGTGCGGGTCACGGTGCGCAACATGGAAGTCGTCGACGTGCGACCCGAAGAAAACCTCATCCTGTTGGGCGGAGCAGTCCCGGGAAAGTGCAACGCGCTGATTACGATCCGCGAGATCAAAAAGGCATGA
- the rplD gene encoding 50S ribosomal protein L4 — MIEPGITVNNAAPVTAESFDAHGTRTGSVALPEEIFGQTPHRASLHAYAKMYQTNQRQGTAKTLTRAEVSGGGIKPWRQKGTGRARAGSNTSPLWVGGGIVHGPRPHKHHEKLPRRVRRLALVSALSLKAREGNIRVWAREELNAPKTKSVNEAFARMGVAAKRTLLLDEGSVPNFAKSCRNIPWLTHRRADLANAYQVMRAKELVLSPDGLRRLTEAIGVE, encoded by the coding sequence ATGATCGAGCCGGGTATCACAGTGAACAACGCCGCGCCGGTGACGGCCGAATCATTCGACGCCCACGGGACGAGAACCGGGTCGGTCGCATTGCCCGAGGAGATCTTCGGACAGACGCCGCACCGTGCGTCGTTGCATGCCTACGCGAAGATGTACCAAACCAATCAGCGCCAGGGTACGGCTAAGACGTTGACGCGTGCCGAGGTTTCCGGCGGCGGGATCAAGCCGTGGCGGCAAAAGGGGACCGGGCGCGCCCGGGCCGGGTCGAATACCTCGCCCTTGTGGGTGGGCGGCGGCATCGTGCATGGGCCGCGTCCCCACAAGCACCATGAAAAGTTGCCGCGCCGCGTGCGCCGCCTGGCATTGGTCTCGGCGCTGTCGTTGAAAGCGCGCGAGGGAAATATCCGTGTGTGGGCACGCGAAGAGTTGAATGCTCCCAAGACAAAGAGCGTCAACGAAGCGTTCGCCAGGATGGGGGTCGCCGCGAAACGGACGTTGCTTCTCGACGAGGGGTCAGTGCCGAACTTCGCCAAGTCGTGCCGCAACATCCCCTGGCTGACACACCGTCGTGCCGATCTCGCCAATGCGTATCAGGTCATGCGCGCAAAAGAATTGGTTCTGTCTCCTGACGGACTCAGGCGATTGACGGAGGCGATCGGGGTCGAATGA
- the rplW gene encoding 50S ribosomal protein L23, whose amino-acid sequence MKYDPRHIVLRALTTEKSLNLRESQHCYAFEVAADANRLEIGRAVAELFKVEVTDVRTMNVRGKTKRLGRFEGKRPAGKKAYVTIRPGGHIELFEKT is encoded by the coding sequence ATGAAATACGATCCGCGCCATATCGTGCTGCGCGCGCTGACCACGGAGAAAAGTCTCAACCTCCGTGAGAGTCAACATTGCTATGCCTTTGAGGTCGCCGCCGATGCCAACCGTTTGGAAATCGGACGCGCCGTCGCGGAACTCTTCAAGGTTGAAGTGACCGACGTGCGCACGATGAACGTGCGCGGCAAAACCAAGCGTCTGGGACGATTCGAAGGAAAGCGGCCGGCCGGCAAGAAGGCGTATGTGACCATCCGTCCCGGTGGGCACATCGAACTGTTCGAAAAGACATAA
- the rplB gene encoding 50S ribosomal protein L2, with protein MAIKKFKPTTPGLRHRSIPVFDEITTSKPEKSLLLPRKRTGGRNNKGRVTAFCRGGGHKRFLRLIDYKRDKHGVPGRVATIEYDPNRSARIALLHYADGEKRYMLAPDGLKVGTTVVSGPSVEPEVGNAMPLAQIPLGLAVHNVEMREGKGGQMARSAGSQVIVAAREGGMVHLRLPSGEVRLVREQCFATIGQVGNLDHENISLGKAGASRWRGRRPSVRGVATNPVDHPMGGGEGKSSGGRHPCTPWGKKTKGLKTRRKRNLSNRYIVKRRGKKTGGV; from the coding sequence ATGGCGATTAAGAAATTCAAACCGACCACTCCGGGATTGCGGCACCGCAGCATCCCCGTTTTCGACGAGATCACCACGTCGAAACCGGAGAAGTCGCTGCTTCTGCCGCGCAAACGGACTGGCGGCCGCAACAACAAGGGTCGGGTCACGGCGTTTTGCCGCGGCGGCGGCCACAAGCGTTTTCTGCGACTGATCGACTATAAGCGCGACAAGCACGGCGTTCCGGGGCGCGTCGCGACGATCGAATACGATCCGAATCGTTCCGCCCGGATCGCGCTGTTGCACTATGCGGATGGCGAGAAACGGTACATGCTCGCACCCGATGGGCTGAAGGTCGGTACGACCGTTGTTTCGGGTCCGTCGGTCGAGCCGGAAGTCGGTAATGCCATGCCGCTGGCACAGATTCCGCTCGGACTTGCAGTGCACAATGTCGAGATGCGCGAGGGCAAGGGCGGCCAGATGGCGCGCTCGGCCGGATCGCAAGTCATCGTAGCGGCGCGCGAGGGCGGCATGGTCCACCTGCGGTTGCCATCCGGTGAAGTTCGCCTGGTGCGGGAGCAGTGCTTCGCCACGATCGGCCAGGTCGGCAATCTCGACCATGAGAATATCAGTCTGGGCAAGGCCGGCGCCAGTCGCTGGCGCGGACGCCGCCCCAGCGTGCGCGGCGTCGCCACCAATCCGGTCGATCATCCGATGGGCGGAGGAGAGGGAAAATCGTCGGGTGGACGCCACCCCTGCACACCGTGGGGAAAGAAGACCAAAGGTCTGAAGACCCGGCGCAAGCGGAACTTAAGCAATCGGTACATCGTCAAGCGCCGCGGCAAGAAGACGGGCGGGGTCTAA
- the rpsS gene encoding 30S ribosomal protein S19, with protein MARSLKKGPFIDENLMGVVEQLNARGDKRVIKTWARRSTIPPQFVGHTIAIHNGNKFIPVYVTENMVGHKLGEFAPTRTFRGHSEKKTEKTTGPAHK; from the coding sequence ATGGCACGTTCGCTGAAAAAAGGTCCGTTCATCGATGAAAATCTGATGGGCGTCGTCGAACAACTCAATGCGCGCGGTGACAAGCGCGTCATCAAGACATGGGCGCGCCGGTCAACGATTCCGCCGCAATTCGTCGGGCACACGATCGCGATTCACAATGGCAACAAATTCATTCCGGTCTATGTGACCGAGAATATGGTCGGACACAAACTGGGCGAGTTTGCGCCGACGCGGACGTTCCGCGGGCACAGCGAAAAGAAGACGGAGAAGACGACGGGGCCGGCGCACAAGTAG
- the rplV gene encoding 50S ribosomal protein L22 has translation MARARFLRGSARKMRRVAALVRGMNVDHATALLKQLPKRAARPLAKAIHAARANALQIEGTAHHRAEDFVVADIRIDGGPIMRRIRAVGMGRAYRIRKRLCHLRVVVSDEVATTAGGRRAIRSAQKAAPETVVADKVQE, from the coding sequence ATGGCACGAGCACGATTTCTGCGGGGCTCCGCGCGCAAGATGCGGCGCGTCGCCGCATTGGTGCGCGGAATGAATGTCGACCACGCGACGGCGCTGTTGAAGCAGCTGCCCAAACGCGCGGCGCGGCCCCTGGCGAAAGCCATCCACGCGGCGCGCGCCAACGCGTTGCAGATCGAGGGAACGGCGCACCATCGCGCCGAGGATTTCGTCGTCGCCGATATTCGGATCGATGGCGGCCCGATCATGCGACGCATCCGCGCCGTGGGCATGGGACGCGCCTATCGGATCCGCAAACGGCTCTGCCATTTGCGCGTTGTCGTCTCCGATGAGGTGGCAACGACGGCCGGCGGGCGCCGGGCAATCCGCTCCGCCCAAAAGGCCGCGCCCGAAACGGTAGTGGCCGACAAAGTCCAGGAGTAA
- the rpsC gene encoding 30S ribosomal protein S3, translating into MGQKTNPIGFRVGVIRGWSSKWFTERNYADLLIEDIKIKKYISRRLNNAGIAKVEIVRAPKRVTVDVHTSRPGIVIGRKGAEVDKLREELQLLTKKDITVNIIEVKQPELHAQLVADSVARQLEGRISFRRAMKKSLAATMKMGALGMKIECGGRLGGAEIARTEKYKDGRVPLHTLRADIDFARSTAHTASGTIGVKVWIFKGEVLTAFGEEQKEGEEAPMLGRQRKTAKTRRPGQRSRRKRPDERRAAVGAADSEGDADSSADEDET; encoded by the coding sequence TTGGGACAGAAGACCAATCCAATCGGCTTTCGCGTCGGAGTCATTCGCGGCTGGTCGTCGAAGTGGTTCACAGAGCGCAACTACGCCGACCTGCTCATTGAAGATATCAAGATCAAGAAGTACATCAGTCGCCGCTTGAACAACGCCGGCATCGCCAAAGTCGAAATCGTCCGCGCGCCGAAACGCGTGACCGTCGACGTGCACACCTCGCGTCCGGGGATCGTCATCGGCCGCAAGGGCGCCGAGGTCGACAAACTGCGCGAGGAGCTCCAGCTCCTGACCAAGAAGGATATCACCGTCAACATCATCGAGGTCAAGCAGCCGGAGTTGCACGCCCAGTTGGTCGCCGATTCGGTCGCGCGTCAACTGGAAGGGCGCATCTCGTTTCGCCGCGCAATGAAGAAGTCCCTGGCGGCAACGATGAAGATGGGCGCACTGGGGATGAAGATCGAATGCGGCGGACGCTTGGGCGGCGCGGAAATCGCCCGCACGGAAAAATACAAGGACGGACGCGTCCCGTTGCACACGTTGCGCGCGGACATTGATTTTGCCCGATCCACCGCTCACACGGCGTCGGGGACCATCGGCGTCAAGGTGTGGATATTCAAAGGTGAAGTGCTGACCGCATTCGGCGAGGAACAGAAAGAGGGCGAAGAGGCGCCGATGCTCGGCCGCCAGCGCAAAACCGCCAAGACGCGTCGCCCGGGACAGCGGTCGCGCCGTAAGCGTCCCGACGAACGACGCGCCGCCGTCGGGGCGGCGGACAGCGAAGGCGACGCCGATTCCAGCGCAGACGAGGACGAAACGTAA
- the rplP gene encoding 50S ribosomal protein L16 has translation MLSPKRVKYRKQMRGRRHGKAYRGATVAFGQFGLKALEPAWISNKQIEAARVALTRRIKRGGKVWIRIFPHKPVTVKPAETRMGKGKGNPEFWVAVVKPGRVLFELEGISEPLAQQALRLAADKLPLKTRFVKAHGVGTT, from the coding sequence ATGCTGTCGCCCAAACGCGTCAAGTATCGCAAGCAAATGCGCGGACGCCGCCACGGCAAGGCGTACCGCGGCGCAACGGTTGCGTTCGGGCAGTTTGGATTGAAAGCATTGGAACCGGCGTGGATCAGCAACAAACAGATCGAAGCAGCGCGTGTGGCCCTGACGCGTCGCATCAAGCGCGGCGGCAAAGTCTGGATACGCATATTCCCGCACAAGCCCGTCACCGTCAAACCCGCCGAAACGCGCATGGGAAAGGGCAAGGGCAACCCGGAGTTCTGGGTTGCGGTGGTCAAGCCGGGACGCGTCCTCTTCGAGTTGGAAGGAATCTCCGAGCCACTGGCGCAGCAGGCGCTGCGTCTGGCCGCCGACAAGCTGCCGCTGAAGACACGGTTCGTTAAGGCGCACGGCGTCGGCACAACATAG
- the rpmC gene encoding 50S ribosomal protein L29: MEHLKSDRLREMSEEELGRQLRDVQEEIFNLRIRRSLQPPDNPLVLRHLRRQIARIKTVMNEAKRGIVTSGKQKA; encoded by the coding sequence ATGGAACACTTGAAATCCGATCGCTTGCGGGAAATGTCCGAGGAGGAACTGGGACGGCAACTGCGTGACGTCCAGGAGGAGATCTTCAACTTACGCATCCGTCGCTCGCTCCAGCCGCCCGATAATCCGCTGGTGCTGCGGCATCTCCGTCGGCAAATCGCCCGCATCAAGACCGTGATGAACGAGGCGAAACGCGGAATCGTCACGTCCGGAAAACAGAAGGCATAG
- the rpsQ gene encoding 30S ribosomal protein S17: protein MPNESSRAQRKTRVGIVVSNKMQKTIAVKIDRTLIHPEYGRVVRTSSKVLAHDPDGRAGIGDRVMLMETRPLSKNKCWRLIEVLEKAK, encoded by the coding sequence ATGCCAAATGAATCGTCGCGCGCGCAGCGCAAGACACGCGTCGGGATCGTCGTCTCCAACAAGATGCAAAAGACGATTGCCGTAAAGATCGACCGGACCCTGATCCATCCTGAATACGGCCGCGTCGTGCGCACCTCCAGCAAAGTTCTGGCGCATGATCCGGACGGGCGTGCCGGGATCGGCGACCGCGTGATGCTCATGGAGACCCGCCCGTTGTCAAAAAACAAGTGTTGGCGTCTGATTGAAGTATTGGAGAAAGCGAAGTAG
- the rplN gene encoding 50S ribosomal protein L14, whose product MIQEYSRLNVADNSGAKVIMCFRVLGGTRRRYAKIGDVVVCSVKEAIPGGTVKRKEKCKAVIVRTTRPVRRSDGSYIRFSDNAAVIINEAGEPRGTRIFGPVARELREKNYMKIVSLAPEVL is encoded by the coding sequence ATGATTCAGGAATACAGCCGACTCAATGTCGCCGACAATTCGGGCGCGAAAGTCATCATGTGTTTTCGCGTGCTCGGCGGGACGCGCCGCCGTTATGCGAAGATCGGCGACGTAGTCGTCTGCTCGGTCAAGGAGGCGATCCCCGGCGGCACGGTGAAGCGCAAAGAGAAATGCAAGGCGGTCATCGTGCGCACCACGCGCCCGGTGCGACGCAGCGACGGTTCATACATTCGGTTTTCCGACAATGCGGCGGTTATCATCAATGAGGCCGGAGAACCGCGCGGCACCCGCATCTTCGGACCGGTCGCGCGCGAACTGCGCGAAAAGAATTATATGAAGATTGTCTCGCTGGCCCCGGAGGTGCTTTAA
- the rplE gene encoding 50S ribosomal protein L5 encodes MEPGAQVAPRIPRLKERYDREVAPKLKEQFGFTSIMRAPKLDKIVINQGLGESIANPKVLEASATQLGQITGQKATVRKARKSISNFKLREGVPIGCAVTLRGPRMYEFFDRLTNVALPRVRDFRGVPTKSFDGRGNYTLGVREQIIFPEIDYDKIEKVRGMNITICTTARTDEEALALLRLMGMPFRQV; translated from the coding sequence ATGGAGCCCGGGGCCCAAGTGGCGCCGCGCATTCCCCGGCTCAAGGAACGCTATGACCGCGAAGTCGCCCCGAAGCTCAAGGAGCAATTCGGGTTTACCAGCATCATGCGCGCGCCGAAGCTGGACAAGATTGTGATCAATCAGGGGCTGGGCGAGTCGATTGCCAATCCCAAGGTGCTGGAGGCCTCGGCGACGCAATTGGGTCAGATCACCGGACAGAAAGCGACCGTGCGCAAGGCGCGCAAATCGATCTCGAACTTCAAGCTGCGCGAGGGCGTTCCCATCGGGTGCGCCGTCACGTTGCGCGGACCGCGCATGTATGAATTTTTCGACCGTTTGACGAACGTGGCGCTGCCGCGCGTCCGCGACTTCCGCGGCGTGCCCACCAAGTCATTTGACGGCCGTGGCAATTACACACTGGGGGTTCGTGAGCAGATCATCTTCCCCGAGATCGATTATGACAAAATCGAGAAGGTGCGGGGCATGAACATCACGATCTGCACGACCGCCCGAACCGACGAGGAAGCGCTCGCGCTGCTCCGACTGATGGGGATGCCGTTTCGGCAGGTCTGA
- a CDS encoding type Z 30S ribosomal protein S14 gives MAKKCLIIKQQRTPKFKVRAYNRCRVCGRPRGYLRRFGVCRICFRSLALQGDIPGVVKASW, from the coding sequence ATGGCAAAGAAGTGTCTGATCATCAAGCAGCAACGCACACCGAAGTTCAAAGTGCGCGCATACAACCGCTGCCGCGTCTGCGGACGCCCGCGCGGCTACTTGCGCCGCTTCGGCGTGTGCCGGATTTGTTTCCGCTCGCTGGCGTTGCAGGGGGACATCCCCGGCGTCGTCAAGGCGAGCTGGTGA
- the rpsH gene encoding 30S ribosomal protein S8, with protein MAVTDPIADLLTRIRNASSAGHKRLSLPSSKLKREVVRVLNDANFLRGFAEQPATPQNQLLVRLRYTPTQEQVINGLERVSRPGLRRYITCDKLRSMNRQMGLTVVSTSRGVMSGRQAVEHGIGGEILCRVW; from the coding sequence ATGGCAGTGACCGATCCCATCGCGGATTTATTGACGCGCATCCGCAACGCGTCGTCAGCGGGACACAAGCGTCTCTCGCTGCCGTCCTCGAAACTCAAACGAGAAGTCGTGCGGGTGCTCAATGATGCCAACTTCCTGCGCGGATTCGCCGAGCAGCCCGCGACGCCGCAGAACCAGTTGCTGGTACGCCTGCGGTATACGCCGACGCAGGAGCAGGTCATCAACGGTCTGGAGCGGGTTTCGCGCCCCGGACTGCGTCGATATATCACATGCGATAAGCTGCGCTCGATGAATCGCCAGATGGGGCTGACTGTCGTGTCGACTTCGCGCGGTGTCATGAGCGGACGCCAGGCGGTTGAACACGGAATCGGCGGCGAAATACTGTGCCGTGTGTGGTAA